One Phragmites australis chromosome 23, lpPhrAust1.1, whole genome shotgun sequence DNA window includes the following coding sequences:
- the LOC133906680 gene encoding uncharacterized protein LOC133906680, with product MAGGGLLGGAFWATRALEVVKRNDSPGLLWKRIKLTTTRKNNAKKRLKRLWQNEAVIRKGLCSIRVAVNFKHNFKHGYRS from the exons atggcgggcggcgggctgCTCGGGGGCGCGTTCTGGGCGACGCGGGCGCTGGAGGTGGTGAAGCGGAACGACTCCCCGGGGCTGCTGTGGAAGCGCATCAAGCTCACCACCACCCGCAAGAACAACGCCAAGAAGCGCCTCAAGCGGCTCTGGCAG AATGAGGCAGTTATAAGGAAGGGCTTGTGCTCAATCAGAGTCGCCGTCAACTTCAAACACAACTTCAAACACGGCTACCGGAGCTGA